CCAGTGGTCGTCGAGGCGTCTTGTCCAGAGTTAAGGGCTGTTTACTGCTACTTTCAACTCTACTAAAATTCGACGGTATTGTGGCATACTGGGATATGTTTGATTTGGATTAGGTTTAGTTTTTATTTACAAGATTAAGATGCGGATTTTACCTCGATTTCCGTTTAACATGTATTTTAAACTACTATAACAGTGTATTTTGTGTGaaacattttatataaaagttgctttagaaCATTAGATAAATTATTGTACtaggttgccttttttttaaaaaacggaCAGAGTAAGTTCCCGTGTCTGATAAATATTGGTTATGCTATTGCTCAAACTTTAGAAAAATGATAAACTAAGGAGACAATGGAGAATAAATTGGAAAGGAATAATGACATCCTATGAACTCCATCAATTTTAAATTACCTGTTCGTTGTAACAAATCTCACATAAAtctttatctctactattataaaaattaaagatgtttttgccggtactttggtactTCATCTGTGTAAgtatcggtttttaagttcgttcgtctttggaaatacaaatttgtatttgagtcagattttaagttcgttcgcttttggaaatacaggagCAGACGTATAATAAATCTCTTTAAATAGACTttcatgctaacttgagatgaacaTACTCTTAATTGCAtttcatgattttctagaaaaaaatatatatccaagcgaattctcacagtgaattttaccttaactaaaccgtataacaataataaaactaaaatactagtattcacccgttgcaacgcacgggcttttttttctagtacacaaaaaaatatatgaaagatTACATGGTTACCCTCGTTACATACATTCCAACACTAACATTTGTGTCGTATGAAAACGCTAAACTTAAGCAATCGACTATACCAAATACTCCAATATTTTTAACTTCCCATTTTAGTAGGGCAAATCGACTTGCATCCAAAGAAAGGGACAAACATACTGCATATGGATATGGACTTCCAAGTTTCCGGATGATTAAAGTCTTCGGGTCAAGGTCAtcgtaataaaaaaaaatctgatatgCCTTAGTTGTTAAGTTAGCATCATAATCTCCGAACCCAAAAGCACCATGCTGAAAATCTACTTTAGTACGATTGTACAAGAAAATGATGGTACTAAGTTCACAAAAGTATCAACAAAAGTTGGCAAGTGGATCCCAACTGGaatcttctccttttcttccgTTTAGTGTTTTCGACAAAAGATGATCATAATCTTGTGAAGAGAAACCGAATCAGCAGCAAAGCACATGTAGACATCACGTTTTTTTGCCCTCAAGGCagatgattattatttttttttggaagggaATAAGGCAGATGAATTTGAATATACAGCATGTAGTAGTAACAAGTTTTCAAGCTGCCGTTAGGCGTAAATGTGGTCTCAACTCTCAATTCTACGCATCAATTCCGACCAAAAGATCCCCCAAAATCCACACAATCTAAGCTAGTTTCAGGGAGCCTAGCGCGTCGCAGATATCGTCTCTGCACCCCGCTTCGTCTGCGAACGTGTCAAACGCCGTAGCGAACTCGACCGCATCGTCCAGCTCGTCCTCGTGTCCGCGCCGAGCAACGCCGAGCAAaccagcgccgccgtcgtcccagTCGTAGAAGCACCGGCGATCCACGGCGTCCCGGACCAGCTCCCCCCAGACGGAGCCGCTGCCGAGCAacgtcgccgcgtcgcccagGATCCAGAGGCAATGCCTGCAAAGAAAACCAGAGGCGCGCAAAACGAGACACCGCCATGGATGGACGGATGCCAACGACGAGTTCATGAGAGGGCGCGTTGGCGTTCATACTTTGATCCGGAAAACATTCAGGCGTGTGTGCGACTGTGCGTTGCGTACCTTGCCCTTGTCAGGGCGACGTTGGCGCGGCGACGGTTGGAGAGGAAACCGATGGATCCTGTACTGTTGGACCTGACGGTGGACAGGATGATGATGTCCTCCTCGCTGCCTTGGAAACCGTCGACGGAGTTGACGCGCACGTCTAGCGGGCGAACAGCGTTCGCATCTATCCCGCTCTGGATCGCCTCCACCTGGGCGGCATACGGGCATATGATGCCTACGCTAACCCCTTCCCCTGTACCGACGCAAGCTACACGGGTGGAAAAAGTATTTTGAAACAAAACTTACAGGCTACTAGTAGTAGTTTGGATTGGAGACAAAACTTGCCCAACCCATATTTGTTACCACTACTAAATTTAAGGTAGAGTCTATACTAGTCTGAGAAAAATTAGCATCAAACTGAATATTGAAATATCAAAACCGAATATTGAAATTCAAGggttttttttaagggaaagcAGCACATGAATGTAAGGTTTATAACCCCTAGGgctaaagaaaagaagaaaaccaagctATACTATGCACTATACAAGATGCGGTGTAAGGTTTATGGAGTTACGATACGATGTACTTATAtccgattttttttatctagcaAATTCTGCTCAAATGTAGCTAAATATTGTTCAGATTTTATAATATAGTTTGAAATTTTTCGAAATTTCGGTCCTGAAATGGCTTTGCATTCCGAAATAGTTAACCAACATACAGGGATACAAGGATCAAGAGTAGTAACAGGGGATAGTTACCTTTGCATAGATTATGCAGTATTTTCTTGATGGCAGCCACCTCTGCCATGTTTCTCTTGTTGCGGCCAGGATCCTCTCTACCATTCTCAATGTTGATAAAGGAATACGGCCCAAACATGGCCCCTTGAAGGAAGCTACGCTCGTGCCTCACGTGTGTGACATTCGGCCCATCCAGGATTTTCTTGTCGTAGAAACTGAAGTTTGGGAAGATGCTAATGGAAGGGTGCATCCTGTACTGCATGTTCAGAAGGTGCTTCTGGTGTCCCAGTAGAGTTAACCTTTCAAACAGGCTCCTTCCCAGTAAGGCACCATCTGCAGCCTGCAAGAAATAAGATTACTCAAGATGAATATAAGCAACCTACATACAGGAGTACAATGGTACAAACATATGTGCAGCCCGCAAGAAAGTAGTAGCAGTTCATGAACAAAAGGGCAAAGAAATTTTAGGAGAACTGAATGGACCTTGCTTTTCACAGTAGCAGGCAGTTGGCACTCATCGCCAATAAGAACAGCATGCTTCAAGCCAGAGACTTGCAACGGGATGAGGGATTCGCATTCCTTCAACTGTGCTGCCTCGTCGATGAGAAGCAAATCCATTTTCTGCTCGTACAGCTTTGCAGAGCCCGATACGGTGCAGAAAATAAGAGAGGCGCTTCGTAGGCAGAATTTCTTGATCTTGAAAGGAGAGGTTGTTGCAGGAAGCTGCAACCCTCGCAGAAGAGTACTGATGACGCCAAGAATTTGTGTCATGCTCTGCCGAAGATTTCGAACCAAATCTGAATGTACCACTCCACCATCTGAACCATCAGGCTTCTTTTCTTTCATAAAGATGCCAACGAGCACTTCATCCCCTGCTGCACTATTCTTACTAAGCAACTTTCTGAAGTTCTCCAGCATCgttgtgagcaaaataatgttGTTGTAATTTTTCTCAAGAATCACAGACTTGGGGACGTGAGACAAGATTGTCTGAAAACATCTGCTAAGCTTCTGGCAAATGTCATGAAACCTTGACCTGACAAATGACGACTCCGGTAATGCTGTCCCATCTTTTAATGCAATGCAGGCTTGGATGTACTGACATCTGAGAGCTAACGGAAAGCTCAGAAAAACTTGTAATGAACTCAGGCCATGCCTCCAACCCGACTCCGGCGAGAAACACTTCTGGAGAATCTTAACACGATTGTCCAGGAAGACCTCCTTCAGATCACCGTCAATGCCCATCCTGTCCTTGTTGCCAAACAGCAGAAGGTCGCCGTGGCACAgtccgccggcggcagcggcggaatGCTGCTTGCTCAGAGCAAGGAGCCGTGACGCGACCTGGCTGATCGCGGTGTTGGTCGGCGCGCACGTCAGGACACGGTATCTGCTctggctcgtcgccgtcgtcatcagcatcagcagcagcacgcTGATGGTCTTGGTTTTGCCCGTGCCGGGAGGCCCCCAGATGAGGCTGAACCGGCCGCTGGTGGTGCTCGCGCCGTTGCCCTGCACCGCCGAGACGCAGCTCTGTATCGCACCGGCCTGCGAGTCGTTCAGCCCGAACGCAGGCAGCCTACTGGTTATCTCGTCGGTGCCACCATTCGCCCGGTGAAAAGACGACGATCCCGCCAACGAAGTGGTCTGCTGATCAAGGGGTCAATCACTCAGGTGAGAAATTCTAGCTAGCTGATGCAGTAAATGAACCAGAACACTGACACGTTCACTTACTAgtgcgacgccggcgacggccatgaCAAGGGGAGGATTTATCTTGAGCGCGTAATCGTAGTCAAGACATCGCCAGATGCGGGCGTAGGGTATAAAGGCGAGCAAACTAGCGGCGAAAGCATACGAGTCTGCATCTCCTATTTTCTTGGCCGCTCTGATAAGGAAGGTACGTCTGTTGACGACATCCTTGACGTGTGCGAGGCAGCAGGAGCGGCCGTTGCTCGCGAGGTCGGACGGCCGTCGCGGCACGGTATCCGTGAGCACGACGATGTCACCGATGCATGGAGCGCAAGCTCCACGTTGGTCGGAAATGGTGACGCGATACAGCGGGCATTGTCGCAAGCCCGTAGGTACACGAACTAGGGATTGTATGTGTTTGGTCGACGAGCTGTTGTTCGGCAACGTCTCCAGGTTAGAGCTCATCTCCGCTCGTATCTCTTCCAGCAACAGGGCCCTGAACGAATCCAGGTAGCTCTTCAGACCGGAGAACCTGTCAGGTATGGCGTTCACCTGCAAAAGTATGCGAGTTCATATGGCCATTGCTCATGCATGTTCAGATCAGGTACGTACCAAACGAATTGAAAAGACGAACGAAATGGATGGAACCTTGTCGGCGAAGAGGTTCTGGTTCATGACATCTTCCAGGGTCCAGGAGAAGATGGTGTTGACGAGATCGTCGTCGTCCGGTTTCTTGTTCCCCTCCCTGGCTCTACCACCTTTCTTCACCATCTCCGGGGACGATCGGGCTAAACACCGGCCGGCTGGATGCTTGGCTGCTCGCGATGCTAGCGGGAGATGGCGCTTCTTCCTTTTATTTTGCAggttctgaagtctgaacttgGTATAGAGCTGCAGTAAATGGTGCTCGCTGCTGTCTCGGCTCTATCGTTTCCCCATGCAGAAATCTGAATGCATACGGGCTCGTCTCGCAGACGCGCATCGTGTGGGTGGCGTCGGATTGCCTGCCTAGGATACGGAACGGTGCACGAGATATCCTGTGGTTTcgcgcgccgacgacgaggaggcggccggccgttCGGTTGTGTTTCTCCAAGCATGATGTGTTGCGGTGACGCGTCGGACTTGGTGTAAACTGTAAAGTGTAAAACAACGACCAGTCGTCTTCAAGTTGTGCAAACACGGAAACAACTCGAATTGACAGGCCTTAGTCCAAAGCCGTTTGAAAGCCCAAAGTCTACTCGAATCGAGTCTTTAGCCCAACCTACGGACAGCCTCTAGACCTGAGTAAAACCTAGTGGGCCGAAATTTAGCCCATCGGACGCAGCCCAGCTCAAAGGAACAAACTAGTTGGTCGCCCCCCCCGTGAACAGggcaccgccgcgccgtcgccgacccgGGGGATCGCCGTCGATGGCGAGTTCCCCGCCCTAGTTTGCCGCTCCACCCTACCTTCTCCCCCGGCTGCATTGGGTGGCCATGCTCGCCCTCCACCTCACCGCTCCTGCGCGCCGCTCCCCCGTTGCTTCCTCGCCGCTGCCCTATTCCCCTATCGCTCTTACCGCATCCGGATTAACATGCGTATGTGCTACTGCTTGTATCTTACACGAGGGCTACTGCTGGGGCCTCTCGTGGGGCTTTGATTCAGAGGGCGGTGTTCGCCGCTCATGACCTTGGCCATGTGAGGTATGGTGAGCAAACATGAACGCGACGCATTTGAGGTATGGTGTGGTAGTTCGAAATTTTGTTGCTGGTTTATTTTCGAAGCAATGTTGTCGACGACAATTTACTGTTTTGCAAACGAGAACGCTCAGTAAATTGAAAACCATGGATAATTTCATTGCTAATATTAGGCTACCCGCGTTGCTTATTTTTCCAACTGATATAAGATGGCTGCATTGCATACTTTTCCAACTGATATAAGATGGCTTATGATGCATACTGCATAATTTGTTTGCAGCGGGATATTGGGATGCATACTTTCTGTCGGTGCACTCAACAAGGTGATGTTAAGATGTTTACTTccagttttttttcctcttctattGATACCTTTACTGGTTGTATTATGATTTGTTCGGTACCGCAAAAAGTTCCAGTTAGAAACAGGCTTCCCACAGAGTAGCTGAAACTTCTGTCATACAAACGTCAAAGAGAAAAAACTTCTATCATATAGTACTATTTGTTGTTCCCCTTCTTTTGGTTTGAAGTGTTTGAAATCACTCTTTCCATTTTGTAGAGCAGAAACATTTTACTTTGACACCACCCTCAAATGCAACTTCGACCACAAATTTATATTGCAATGTACTATGAGTATAAGGTATGGTAGTACTTGACAAATCTACATATATCTTTATGTCTTCAATAAAAACACCGAGACAAACACATATCCTGAATTGCCACTCTTGTGTGACTGTAGAGGTATCTAAGATTGAATGGTTATGGGTATGGAAGTTGGGATATGCATATAGTTTATTAGACTTGAGATAACCAACAAACTGTTTATATGCATATGATGTTTGCTTTTGCATATCCTATACATTTCTGAATTGTTTGcggcttgcaagttgcaacatgAAAGGCACGGTAAATTCTTCCTTTATTACTAATGTTTAGGATTTATCAGGGAGCCAGCCATGAACTGTTTACTGCTATTACAGACTGAAATAGAAGGGCCAGCTCAGTTGTGAAGTTCTGAATCTGTGTTGGCAGTAATATACCGAATTAAATTTCATTTTCTCATGGCAAGAATACATTTTTGTTGCAGTGTATCTGGAATCTTGAGTACTAACACATGATTTAGTACTTGTATAATTATTGGCAATTTGACAAGAACCAATAGCTTTGATCTTTTGATTTAACTATATACTGATTCTTCATATGTTAGAAGCTGGATATAGTGCTCATTTCTCTCATGATGTCGCAAGCAATGCCAGATGCCATTTATATGAACTCTGTGGAATGCATTTGAATTTTGAAGCATGAAGGCACTGCAATAATATGATTGCAGCATTTGTTTTCTTCCGTCACTGTATTAATTCTGCTATGGGTATTCTTTGGGTACCGACTTATCTAATAGCAGTTTTATGTGCTGAGTTGGTACAGAAGTTGTGTGTAGCTCTTGAGTAAAGTCCCATGTGAATTAAACCAACGATGTCTATCAAAATCTCAAAAGGCATATATGCCAAAGGAAATCGATATCAGATGAACCAGTTTATCTATTTAGATATAGAGGGCTGGAACGCACAGTAGGCTTCTGTTGGTCAGATGCAGATGACCAGGAAACAATGTTAGTGAGAAGAAAAGGTGAGTGtatcgagtttttttttctttccatctATCTACTTCTCCAAGCTAAGAAAGAACTTACACAATTCAGGTCTGTGGCCAGTTTTCGTCGACATGTTACTCCGCAGAAGTAGAGGCGTTTTGTTTTTGACTCGCCAGCACTACCCTGGTGAATGGCAAGTGAAGGTATCAACCAAATTTTCGTTCTCTTTTTGTGTTCTGTTCTTCCGCCTTATTTTTGCATAATGGTTTATGTAAGTTGTTTGTGGAAACTGTAGCTGCATCATCTGATCATCACCACCCTCAAAATGACACTAAAAAGTTATTCTTTTAGCTTGGCCTTCGCAAATTCCTTTCCGTCTTGGATTCTATCTGCATTTCAGTATTGAGATATTGGCATGAACTTTGTTGTGATCATAGAGCCCTGGTCAAGACAGGCCAGGAACGTAAGGAAAATTATTACGTTTCCAATTTCTCTGGTTACTCGGTGGCCACAACATTGCCAGAATCTTTGTGGCTCTCGGAAGAAGTTGCTGCAGTCCGTGTTGTTCCCCCTAGTGATGGTTTCATTTGAAGACAAAACTGTTGGTAGCTGTCATGCTGTCTCGCAGTCCAATTTTGCCTCCAAGCATTTCAGATCTTTTCCCTGATTGATTTGTGGCGTCACAAGTTAACTGGTGGCTGTCCGCTGGGCTTGAGCTACGTGGACCAAACCCCTCCTCCAGAAACCGAACTGGTCAGCGATTTCACCGCAATTCCCCCGAAATTTGAGCTTCTTTCACTTGCAGGGTAACTATACCTCCACGTCAGGGATCTCCCGGAATTTCTTTGCCTATCTGTGTGGCTGCATCTCACCCGTCCAAACTGGACACATCACCGCCAGAAGGCGCGGGTGAAAAACAACCCAATGGAATCTCCATGGCAGGATAAGGTGCTCTCAACCTAGACGAGAGAGGTTCTTCCACTCCCGACCTCTAGTTTCCAGAGTGATGGCCAAATGCTACTCGGAGtggcctcctctcccccctctccaTCCACCGAGACGAACACCATCGCAGACCTCGCTTTGGACGATCAGGAGGCAGCTTGCGTCGTTCGTCTTGCACTGCTCCAGGTCGTGTGCTTCCCCTCTTCTTGAGCCCAAGAATTTGCCCGATGAGTTCCATGCTGTGTCTgcctcgacgccggcgccggtgccggtgTCCCCGCTTCCGGATGCTCCGAAGCTCGGCATATCCAACAAGTTCATCCGGGGCCTCTGCAGCGACCGGCAGACCGAGCAGCTCGCCTTCGAGTGCTACAGGAGGGCTCTGCACCAGCCGGAGTTCCTGCCGGACAAGAAGACGATGAACGCCCTGACCGTGCAGCTGCTCAGGGCTAAGCAGTGGAGCTCGCTGGAGTTCCTGGTTGAAGATTTCAGGGCCTATGGGGTGATGCCGGAGCGGCGGACGTGCGCGCGGCTCGTCGCGAGCTGCGTCAAGGCGAGGAAGTTCGGGCTCGCCGACATGGTGCTCGGGGTCCTCGAAGGCAAGAGGGGTGCACCTGCCGCTGTCGCCTTCAGCTCGGCGATGCAGGCGTACAACAAGCTGCACATGTACCGGAGCACGCTGCTGGTGTACGAGCGGATGAGGGCGGCTCGGTTGTCGCGCGACGCCGACGCCTACCGCGCCGTGATGGCGGCGTGCGGGGCGTTGGGCAAGCCGGAGATGGTGGCTTCACTGCTCAAGCAGTACAAGTCCCACAAATGGTACCCCTCTGAAAGCTGTGTCGAGACATACGCCATCGTCTGCGACGCACTCGGACGAGCAGGTAGAGCCTCGGATGCGCTGAAATGCCTGC
This window of the Oryza sativa Japonica Group chromosome 4, ASM3414082v1 genome carries:
- the LOC9266260 gene encoding helicase sen1, with protein sequence MVKKGGRAREGNKKPDDDDLVNTIFSWTLEDVMNQNLFADKVNAIPDRFSGLKSYLDSFRALLLEEIRAEMSSNLETLPNNSSSTKHIQSLVRVPTGLRQCPLYRVTISDQRGACAPCIGDIVVLTDTVPRRPSDLASNGRSCCLAHVKDVVNRRTFLIRAAKKIGDADSYAFAASLLAFIPYARIWRCLDYDYALKINPPLVMAVAGVALTTSLAGSSSFHRANGGTDEITSRLPAFGLNDSQAGAIQSCVSAVQGNGASTTSGRFSLIWGPPGTGKTKTISVLLLMLMTTATSQSRYRVLTCAPTNTAISQVASRLLALSKQHSAAAAGGLCHGDLLLFGNKDRMGIDGDLKEVFLDNRVKILQKCFSPESGWRHGLSSLQVFLSFPLALRCQYIQACIALKDGTALPESSFVRSRFHDICQKLSRCFQTILSHVPKSVILEKNYNNIILLTTMLENFRKLLSKNSAAGDEVLVGIFMKEKKPDGSDGGVVHSDLVRNLRQSMTQILGVISTLLRGLQLPATTSPFKIKKFCLRSASLIFCTVSGSAKLYEQKMDLLLIDEAAQLKECESLIPLQVSGLKHAVLIGDECQLPATVKSKAADGALLGRSLFERLTLLGHQKHLLNMQYRMHPSISIFPNFSFYDKKILDGPNVTHVRHERSFLQGAMFGPYSFINIENGREDPGRNKRNMAEVAAIKKILHNLCKACVGTGEGVSVGIICPYAAQVEAIQSGIDANAVRPLDVRVNSVDGFQGSEEDIIILSTVRHCLWILGDAATLLGSGSVWGELVRDAVDRRCFYDWDDGGAGLLGVARRGHEDELDDAVEFATAFDTFADEAGCRDDICDALGSLKLA